The Estrella lausannensis genome window below encodes:
- a CDS encoding TolB family protein — MFALIFKLLFAPLAANEPMLSNIEQITFHEMGFERAGEAYFAPDGEMISFQAVPAGEENYQIYTMNLKSREIKRVSQNMGACTCSFFKPDGTKLIYAGSPLQAEKPTPGTYKWDLTPYMNIYEVNIDGSDPVALTTGPAYHAECAYSPDGELIVYASDEDGSMNIYTMRSDGKEKRQLTHTADCYNGGPFFSPDGNKIVFRADREEAHMLQVYMMDKDGGNLVQLTDNGAVNWAPFWHPSGKAIAYTTSIHGHRNYEIYLLNIETGAQCRVTCHEGFDGLPTFNREGTKLLWTSKRGKDKASHIFIADFAYTP, encoded by the coding sequence ATGTTCGCACTAATTTTCAAACTTTTGTTTGCCCCCCTTGCCGCAAACGAGCCGATGCTCAGTAACATCGAACAGATCACATTCCATGAGATGGGGTTTGAAAGGGCGGGTGAAGCCTATTTCGCTCCCGACGGTGAAATGATCTCATTCCAGGCTGTCCCTGCAGGTGAAGAAAACTACCAGATCTATACGATGAATCTTAAAAGCCGCGAAATCAAGCGCGTCAGCCAAAATATGGGCGCCTGCACCTGCTCCTTTTTTAAACCGGATGGAACGAAGCTGATCTATGCCGGGAGCCCCCTCCAAGCGGAAAAACCGACTCCCGGCACATACAAGTGGGACTTGACCCCTTACATGAATATTTATGAAGTAAACATAGACGGCTCCGATCCGGTCGCATTAACAACCGGTCCTGCATATCATGCTGAATGCGCCTATTCGCCGGATGGAGAGCTGATTGTTTACGCCAGCGATGAAGACGGCAGCATGAACATCTACACGATGCGAAGCGATGGCAAAGAGAAACGTCAGTTGACCCATACCGCAGATTGCTATAATGGCGGCCCTTTTTTTTCGCCCGACGGCAATAAAATCGTCTTCCGTGCTGATCGAGAAGAAGCGCACATGCTGCAGGTTTACATGATGGACAAAGACGGCGGCAATCTTGTTCAGCTCACGGATAATGGCGCTGTCAACTGGGCCCCGTTTTGGCATCCATCTGGAAAAGCGATTGCCTACACCACTTCCATTCACGGCCATCGCAATTATGAAATCTATCTTCTGAATATTGAAACCGGAGCTCAATGCCGCGTCACCTGTCATGAAGGTTTCGATGGGTTACCCACCTTCAATAGGGAGGGGACAAAACTCTTGTGGACATCGAAGCGCGGCAAAGATAAAGCTTCTCACATTTTCATCGCTGATTTTGCGTACACGCCCTAA